In the genome of Fervidobacterium nodosum Rt17-B1, the window GTTAGTGTTATTAATGTCGAAAACAAGCTAAGTAGTTCAATAACACAAGTTAATAGCAAAGTTTCTGAAATTGATGGAAAAACTCTGAAAAATCAAGAAGAAATAAACAAATTAAAAGCTGAAAATGAAGATTTGAAAAAGAAATTACAACAGACTTCTTCAAACAATTTACCAACATTCTCACTTGTTTTAGGTTTAATTGGTGTAGTACTTGGAGCGGCTGCGTTATTTATTGCATTAAATAATGGACAATAACAAATGGATTTTATAGAAACTTTTTTAAATGTGAATTAACAAAAAGCTGGTCTTCGGACCAGCTTTTTGTAGCGAAAAAATGTGGAGGTGTTTACAGTGTCTTTTTTTATGCCAACGAAAGTTTTATATGGTAAGGATACCGTCCTAAAAAATCGTGAACTAATAAGGAATTTAGGAGAGAATTTTTTGATAATTACAGGGAAAAGTTCACGTAGAAATGGAAGTTTGGAAGATCTATTGGATGTATTGGAAGGTAAAAATGTGCAGATATACGATGAAACTCCGGAAAATCCACCTACCGATATAATTAAACCTATCGCTCAAAAATATTACGATGTTGATGTGGTAATTGGACTTGGTGGAGGCAGTCCGATGGATGCTGCAAAAGCAGTTGCGGTTCTGATTGAAAATCCTCATTTGAGTGCAGAGGATTTATACGATAAGACGAAATACAGCAGAGCCAAAACAATAGTCTGTATACCGACGACGGCAGGGACTGGTAGTGAAGTTACTCAGTATTCCGTTTTAACTTTTAATGGTAAGAAGCGTGGTTTTTCTCATGACTGTGTATTCCCAAAAGTATCATTTGTTGATTACAAGTACACGATGACCTTAGGAAAGAATTTAACAATATCAACTGCACTTGATGCTTTGTCTCACGCTATGGAAGGTTATATATCTCTTAAATCTACACCATTTAGTGATACGTTAGCAATAGAGAGTATGAAAATAATAAAGGAATATCTTCCAAAACTTTTAGATGACCCAGAAAACGAATTTTACCGTGAAAGAATTATGTTTGCCTCCACTCTTGCAGGAATGGTTATTGCCCAAACAGGTACAACGATTGCACATGCGCTTGGTTATAATCTTACAACTGATAAGGATGTAAAACATGGATTAGCTACGGCGGTATTTTTACCTTTTGAGCTTAGAGAAGCTAGTAAGTTTGTAAAGGAAAAAGTTGATACAGTTCTTAAGATTTTTGATGGTTCACTGTATGAATTTTTTGCTCTTATCGGTTTGAGATTAGATATTAATGTATCTGATGAAGAAATCAATAAATGGGCAAATATTGCATCAACTGCCTCACATATAGCGTCCACACCTGGAAATTACGATTTGGAAAGGATAAAGCTGGCTTACGAAGAAATGAGAGAAAAGTTTGTATTTTAATTGATAAATATGGAATGCAATAAATTACAAAAGCCCCACAAAAATTCATGTGGGGCTTTTGTAACTATGATAAAGTTTTCTTTATTAATGTATTCCTTTTCTTGTTTTCCAACCGTGCATTGCAAGTGCAAATGCGATAACTGCATATGCAACAAATTCTCTGAAAAATTCACCAATCTGTGGTTGACCAAATAATCTGTTTCCAGCACTCGGTGCGACTATGAAGAGTGTGTGGAAAAGGATAACACCAATTATTGCGTTCCATATATTCGCTTTTCTTGTACTTGCACCACCGACTAGGAGCGCGGCAATCGAGAAGAGACCTATTTGCTCATGACTGTTGTATGTATTTATTGTTCCTATATCTTGTAAGTATATTATCTGACCTATTGCTGCAAGAACTGTTGATATTATTATTGCAGTAATTCTTGTCTTATCAACATTGATTCCAGCAGTTTGAGCAACGTGCATATCCTGACCAACTGCCTTAAAATCCTGACCAAGCTTAGTTTTAAGTAAAAATGTAATTAATAAGCATAGTCCAACAATTATGAATAAAGGAATCATGTAAACGTTTATGAATTTTATGCTTACTATCCATATGTTGTTAAGTGCTCCATCAACGACTCCGTAGAGGTCGACTGTATTTCTAAGTCCAACACCTTGTGGTAAAAGGAATGCTTTTTTCGAATAAGGTATAAGCGAACCAATGAAGAAAAGGAAAATCAATTGATAAACACCGTTTGCAAAAAATCCGAGAATCATAGAAGTAATCATTTCTCTTCCCTTTGCCCTATTAAGTGTTCGTCCAACGAGCCAACCTAATCCTATGGAAAGTACACTAGCCATAAGCATCGCAAGTAATATACCTTTGATACCTGTTATTCCCCAATCAACTACGAAAAATAACGAAGCTTGAGCGGCCATTGCTCCAAGTACGATTGCAAAGTTCAAACCAAGTCCTGCAACAACTGGTATTATCAAAGCTAATACTAAGAATGTATTTCGACTTATCCTTCTAACAATCTCTGATAGTAAAAATAATATTGGGATTTTTGCGACGATTACTGCACCAAGCGTTAAAATAAAAAACGCAATAGGAACTATATTGCTTAAGAGTATATTTTTAAGACTAATTTTTCTATTCATGTTAGTTCGCCTCCTTTGGGGAACGTGTGAGTGCATAGAGTATCATTCCATTACTCACGATTAGTCTCATAACTTCAGTTACGTCGCCCCGTGTAACTTGGCTTAAAACAGGCAATGAGACTGTTAGAAGGGTTTGGAATACAATAGTACCTATAACAACATTAGTAATTGTAGCCCTCTTTATCGATGCACCACCAATCAATATTGATGCAACTGCTGGAAAAGTCATAAAGAGTGGTGCTTGATAGAGTTGTAGAAATCCATAGCTTTGTGCATATACAAGAATTCCTACACCGCCTAAAATTGTTGAAAGTATCACAGCGTTTCGTCTGGCCTTTTTAGGGTTAACACCTGAGCTAATTCCATAAAGTTCATTTTGACCTGTTAAATCAATCGCTAATCCTTGACGTGTTTTGAAATACAAGCTTACTATGAAACAACTTGCCGCAAAGAAGAGTATAAGCCCCGTTGGGAAGTAAAAATCTTTACCTATTTGGAATCTTAGAAAGTTGTTGAGTATCTTATCAAAGTAATTCTGCAATGTTAGTGTATATCTTAATCCTTTTCCACCTATTGCCCATATCATTTCTGGATTAGTGAATGGCAAAATAAGCCACATAATTGACATGAATGCTACTATTGAATAACCAACGTAAGTTTCAACCATCATTTCCTGACCACGAACTTTATCGAGTAACCATGCGTAGATATAACCTAAGAGTAAATTGAATGCCACTGAAAGTACTAATGCAACTAAGAATCCCCAAAATCCCG includes:
- a CDS encoding iron-containing alcohol dehydrogenase family protein; protein product: MSFFMPTKVLYGKDTVLKNRELIRNLGENFLIITGKSSRRNGSLEDLLDVLEGKNVQIYDETPENPPTDIIKPIAQKYYDVDVVIGLGGGSPMDAAKAVAVLIENPHLSAEDLYDKTKYSRAKTIVCIPTTAGTGSEVTQYSVLTFNGKKRGFSHDCVFPKVSFVDYKYTMTLGKNLTISTALDALSHAMEGYISLKSTPFSDTLAIESMKIIKEYLPKLLDDPENEFYRERIMFASTLAGMVIAQTGTTIAHALGYNLTTDKDVKHGLATAVFLPFELREASKFVKEKVDTVLKIFDGSLYEFFALIGLRLDINVSDEEINKWANIASTASHIASTPGNYDLERIKLAYEEMREKFVF
- a CDS encoding ABC transporter permease subunit encodes the protein MNRKISLKNILLSNIVPIAFFILTLGAVIVAKIPILFLLSEIVRRISRNTFLVLALIIPVVAGLGLNFAIVLGAMAAQASLFFVVDWGITGIKGILLAMLMASVLSIGLGWLVGRTLNRAKGREMITSMILGFFANGVYQLIFLFFIGSLIPYSKKAFLLPQGVGLRNTVDLYGVVDGALNNIWIVSIKFINVYMIPLFIIVGLCLLITFLLKTKLGQDFKAVGQDMHVAQTAGINVDKTRITAIIISTVLAAIGQIIYLQDIGTINTYNSHEQIGLFSIAALLVGGASTRKANIWNAIIGVILFHTLFIVAPSAGNRLFGQPQIGEFFREFVAYAVIAFALAMHGWKTRKGIH
- a CDS encoding ABC transporter permease subunit; translation: MNKIIELIKKTDIPTLVIILFLIGLFILAAGTKMSITSLLSDSIVRVGMNGVLVLAMLPTIRAGIGPNFGLPVGIIGGLLGGLIVMQLQITGFWGFLVALVLSVAFNLLLGYIYAWLLDKVRGQEMMVETYVGYSIVAFMSIMWLILPFTNPEMIWAIGGKGLRYTLTLQNYFDKILNNFLRFQIGKDFYFPTGLILFFAASCFIVSLYFKTRQGLAIDLTGQNELYGISSGVNPKKARRNAVILSTILGGVGILVYAQSYGFLQLYQAPLFMTFPAVASILIGGASIKRATITNVVIGTIVFQTLLTVSLPVLSQVTRGDVTEVMRLIVSNGMILYALTRSPKEAN